CTTTGAACGATGCCTATGCACAAAGTAATCAGGCTAATCGTAATGTTTTAGATAGAACAGCGACACCATCATTAACACAAACTGTTTCTAGAACAGAGACTCGACCTCGAGACGATGATAACGCGGCTCTAGGATTTGCAAGAACTATAGCCGGAAATAGCAATACTCTTGGTGATGTGTATGCTGGAGTAGGGGTATTACAATCCTTATTGGGTGTAATTCAAAACAACCCGCAAGCTAATGCCGAGGAAATTAGACAGAAGCTTACCGCAGAGGTTACTAAAGCTCCACGATTTGGTTATCCTTATGTACAGCTGTCCAATGACTCCGTACAGAAGTTTATTGGTAACCTAGAAAGAGAGTTTGCTGCAGGATCAAAACGGCTTACTGAAGCACAAAACGCTGCGTTTCAGAAGCAATCTTCTTTTATCCAGCAGGTATTAGTAAACGTCGCTTCGCTATTCTCGCAATATCTACAATAAGATTAAGAGCTGTTGGAACTTTCTTAAGAAAGCTTGTCTTGTATTACGCAAGACAGGCTTTTTTTTATGTCTAGAAAGTTCGTTAGTTAAAGTGGGATAATAAAGGCATAACGAAGTCTAAAAATTTTAAAATGCGAATAGAGCGAATTTAAAGGGGGAATAGGGAGCTGTTAGCTCCCTATTTCTGATGCTAAGTTTCTAGTTAGGGTAAACTTCGCCCGCTAACATTGACAGAATCTTATTGAGGACCTGCATAGATGTAGAGACTAATGTCCATTCTTGTTGGATGTTAGACATCTGGTTTTGCAGGTTTAACTGCTGCGTTTGACTTTGAGTGGTATAATTTTGTTGGTCAGATTGAATCTGAGTAAACAATGGTCCTAATCCACCTGTAACAGTAATATTTGGGAATCCATTAGCAATGAGTCCTTCTAAAGCTGCAAGAGTAGGAATCCAATCCTTAGGGCCTACCATTTTAAAAATAGTTTCATCTGCTAAGTTGTCTTGTTTTTCAGGGGTCAATTTTAAGTTGGATAATAACGCGTTTAACGTATTGAGCTGGTTAAATGTAATAGTTAATGCATAGTGGTAGTTAGCAGTAGCGTTTAGCATTTCTGATTTTTGAGAAGAAGAAATCCCAGGTAAAGCTTGGATTTTTTTAAGTAAAGCATCTACTAATGCCTGAGCACGTTTGCAACGGTCGGTATCACGAGCTATGTGTTCTTTTTCTTTTGAGATAGCTACGAGAGTCTCATAGTAATCCCCAGCAAATAGATCCACACCTTTTTTACTTTGAATCAGATAGGAAGAAAGGTTGTAATATACCGAGGTCGTGGAGAAGTTGTTAGTGATTCTTAGCAAATCATTAATAGCATTCGCAGCAAGGTTGTTAAAGTTAATTTCTTCAATCAAAGGATTTAAGAAAGCAGATTGTTTGGGAAGTTGCGAATGTAAAATTAAGTAAACAAATGCAGATCCTAGGCTTTCAGAATTTAACCAGCTCACAACTGCGTTTTTACGTTCTTCGGTGAAACTGGCGTCAGCAGGATTTAAAGCTGAATGTCTCTTTTCAAGTTCTGCGATTTGTTTTTGAAGTTCTGCAATATGAGTATTTGCTGTTGTATTGAAACCTGAAGATATATCTTGAGCATCAGAGGGGAAGTCGCTTCTATTGACAACTTGTATTTGGTTAACGAATCCCTCAAAGTGAGGAATTTGGTAGCCGCCACTATCTTGAGCATAATTGCTTAAAGAATTTTCAGCTATGTCGACTATCGCATTTCCAACCTTAGAAAAGAAACGGAAAGTTGCAATTGCATAACCTTTTGATTTTAAGTAAAATTTTAAATCGGCCTTTTTATCGATGGCGTTTTGTAGCGTGAATTCTGCGATTTCTTGAAAAGAATTGGGTCGAGCTATGAAGTCAGCAACTCTAAGTTGAGGGTTGCCTGTATTTATTTGTAAATCTAGGTATCCTTCAACACTAACATTTAGCATATCCTGTTCTTTAGGGGTGAGATACCCGTACATTTGGGATAGGGTAGTTAATCCGGCGACACTTTCCATTGCTACGGTAACGATTTCCGAAGTGTAACTTTTTAGATTAAGCATACTACTAGCTCTACCTACCCATGTAGTAAAACAGCTTACCGCTTGTTGAAACAGCGCTAGCTGATTTTCTAGAGTTTTTTTCTCATTTTCTATAGCAGCGCGAACATTCGTTAGATTTTGTACAGCAGTTTGGTATGCCCCTGTAATCCCTTCACGATAAGTAGCCCCGTCTTTAGAGGATAAATACGCGTCTAATGTTGCTTGGCTTGGTAGAACTGTAGCGGTATAAATAGTCTTTAGCTCGTCTGCAGTTAGGATTGTTTTATTGAGATACTGACCTAAAGCTAGTTGTGTTTGAATGACTTCCTTATCTCCTCCAAGAGCAGGAGTTTTTTTAACAGCTTCTGTAAGACCATCAAAAATCGCGTGAAGTGCCACCATCCCATTGACAGATTCGACATTGTCTTTAGTAGGTTCGGGAATTTTTGTAGCGGCGTCTTTCATAGCTTGCATCATTTTCGATGTTTCCGCCCCAATGGCAGAACGGTAGGCCATAAGTTGTTTTGCAACATTAGCATCAAAAAAGTCAGAAGCAAACTGCGCTTCATATTCTTCTAGAGCTTTTTTAATTTGTTCTTCTGTGGCTCCTGAGGCTGTAAGCTGTTCTTCTAGTTTGTCTTTACCAACCTGAATTTCAGGAGCTTTTTCTTTTTTTATTTGAGCTAGGAGATCATCTTGAGTTGGTTGATAGCAGTTGCCAAATACTTTTTTCTGTTCTTCGGCATCAAGAGAAGTTTTATCTTTCAGAGGTTTCACAAGTGCAATAGCTAGAATTACTGAAGATACTTGTGCTAGGCTAAGGGTCGTTACTGAGGCAATAAGAGTATCTAACCCGCTGAGAATAACAGGAACTAAGGCCAGCGCTGTTTCTTCTTGAATAGCCTCCATGGTTCTTGTGGGATTTGTTCCAGGACTAGGATTAGAACTTCGTTTAGGTAATGGGGCTGTTGGGAATATCGTGTTATTAGGATTTAATAACATGGAAGCATGACAATTCCCGGCTTCTAAAACATTAGCTAAACGTTTTAAAGCGTATAAACCAGAATTCAAAGCTTCTATGTCTATAGCAGGCTGTGTTTTAGTATTAAAATTAGAGAACTTATTATCTAATTTAATATTAAATAAAGCGGTACCGGAAATAGTTTGAGGTCTATTTTGTATATAAAAAGAAGACATAGAAAATAAATTTTTATAGTTTTTATTTTATTTTCTTATTTTATGAAGTTTTTTTCTATTCTGCTTTTTAATTAAAAATTTTTATTGTTCTTATAATATTGTTTGTTTTGTTGTTAAGGAAAACGAATTATTTTTGATTAAAAATAAAAATAGTTTTCATGTTAATTTTATTAAAAATAAAAGTTAACAAGACTGTTTTCTGTATGGACTTCATCAATAGTTATTCTGTTTCAGCGAATTATAAAAAGTTGCCAATAGCGACTTTCTCTGTACCAATACAAAAACCACATCAGTTATTGGAGAGCATTTTTCATTACGAAAGAACTGAAGCTGAGCGTCATGTTATCCAGCGTTTGTTATGTATTTTAGATCAAAAATCTGATGAAAAATACCGACAATTAATAGAAAAGCTTCATCAGGGCGAGGTGGAGCAGAGAGTTGTCAGTAAGAAGGGACATACTAATGCTGTGCATCATAAGCCCTTATCTTCTTCGCATGCGTCAGTTGTTGTAACAGCCTCTACTCCGTCAACCGGAGGGACGGCAGCGCAACCTACTAGCGATCCTTATTATAACGCTACTAAGCAACAGTGGGCGCATAATTTGCTTCAGGGAATAAAAAAGGTTGTTGATAAGATTGTTACGGCAGCTACGAGCGATTCTCCCGATAAGACTGCGCTTGTGAAGATTCAAACAGAGGTGGATCGCTTAGTTACTGCGGGGACTAATCTAACAGATGCCGATTTTACTAGTTTGTATACTCTCCCAAGCCAAATTTTTACTACAGTTCAAAGAGCCGTTATTTTTACGGGGCAAGAAAAAACAAGTTATATTAACGAGTTAGCTTCTTGCTATGGAGAGACTGCCCAGCTTACTCAGGTGTTTGCTGACGGTCGTGTAGAGGGCTTTCAAGATGTGCTTAATGTCGTAAAGTCTATGCTAACAGAGGAACAATTTAAGATTTTTCTTCCTATTGAGCAGGAGCTTGCTGATTTGAAAGCAACAGTACACACATATGACGAAGCTCGTTTAGAAAGAATAGCCAAAGCTGGAGATGATCTTTCCGCGACAATTTCAGCATCTGCTTTACCGAGAAATGATAAGATTAAGCTTACAGCACATATGTCTTCTCTATATGAGGATCAGGTCGCTGCGCTAAAATCCTTTGATGTGGTTCTTGAGGCGACGATTTTTGTAAATCGTCATCAAGACTCTATCTTTAATATGATTTCTAGTTTGACAGCTTCTTTAATAGGAGTTTTTGCTCCTATTGACTTAGGGAAAATCTCTTCTGAAATTAGCAGTGCTGCAATAGCTGGTGCGCTACAAACCGTACGTGCTATTAACTCTAGATACACTGATTTAACAGATGGTCAGCGGAAGATGCTAGATGATGCTATAAAATCTTTACAGTCCTTCCAAGGTGAAAAATATATAGCCGCTGTTTGGGCTTATTTTGTAGCTTCAACTGTTCTCGCTAATAAACCAACAGCAACGATCCAAGAAGTAAATGCAGCTGTTACAGCAGCTGCTAAGGAAATGGAAAATTCGAAATTTGCTCTAGCAGCCAACATTAAAAGTACTATGGATACTATTGTTTCTGCTAACGGTACGTTTAATCTAAATGGAGCCTCAAATGAGAATTATACTATTTATTCCCAAGCTTCTGGAGCTACTAAAGTAACTATCAATGCTCAGCTTCTCAATCGTGGTAATGTGGGATTTTTACCAAAAATAACGGAGGCAGCAAACAAGCAAGCAGAGTCTACAGCTCGGGCATATTTCCAATATAAAGGACTAGCTTTAGTAGAGTCGGCTCAATTACAAAATAAAATAGAAACCACGCAGAAACAGTTGAAACAGTTTCAGGCTATGGGAACAGATCTCTATTCGGATCAGTTGATGTCACAAGCTGTTGGGTTAAAAGCTATGGCTCTGCCTTCTGCAGTAGCCTCTGTGTTGATAGATCGCTATATGCCGAAAGAAGTAGGTTTCTTAAATGATATTTACGCTCAGCTTTATTATAGCAATCTCGGTTCTTCCGTAGGAAATGCTATGATTGATTCTGTTGATCAGTATGTTAATGCGGCTACTTACTTTACTTTTGCTAGTTACGTGGGTCAACAGCCGGCAGTAGGGCAAAACACTAAAGACGAGTTTCCAGGAAC
This window of the Chlamydia sp. BM-2023 genome carries:
- a CDS encoding CT620/CT621 family type III secretion system effector; this translates as MSSFYIQNRPQTISGTALFNIKLDNKFSNFNTKTQPAIDIEALNSGLYALKRLANVLEAGNCHASMLLNPNNTIFPTAPLPKRSSNPSPGTNPTRTMEAIQEETALALVPVILSGLDTLIASVTTLSLAQVSSVILAIALVKPLKDKTSLDAEEQKKVFGNCYQPTQDDLLAQIKKEKAPEIQVGKDKLEEQLTASGATEEQIKKALEEYEAQFASDFFDANVAKQLMAYRSAIGAETSKMMQAMKDAATKIPEPTKDNVESVNGMVALHAIFDGLTEAVKKTPALGGDKEVIQTQLALGQYLNKTILTADELKTIYTATVLPSQATLDAYLSSKDGATYREGITGAYQTAVQNLTNVRAAIENEKKTLENQLALFQQAVSCFTTWVGRASSMLNLKSYTSEIVTVAMESVAGLTTLSQMYGYLTPKEQDMLNVSVEGYLDLQINTGNPQLRVADFIARPNSFQEIAEFTLQNAIDKKADLKFYLKSKGYAIATFRFFSKVGNAIVDIAENSLSNYAQDSGGYQIPHFEGFVNQIQVVNRSDFPSDAQDISSGFNTTANTHIAELQKQIAELEKRHSALNPADASFTEERKNAVVSWLNSESLGSAFVYLILHSQLPKQSAFLNPLIEEINFNNLAANAINDLLRITNNFSTTSVYYNLSSYLIQSKKGVDLFAGDYYETLVAISKEKEHIARDTDRCKRAQALVDALLKKIQALPGISSSQKSEMLNATANYHYALTITFNQLNTLNALLSNLKLTPEKQDNLADETIFKMVGPKDWIPTLAALEGLIANGFPNITVTGGLGPLFTQIQSDQQNYTTQSQTQQLNLQNQMSNIQQEWTLVSTSMQVLNKILSMLAGEVYPN
- a CDS encoding CT620/CT621 family type III secretion system effector; protein product: MDFINSYSVSANYKKLPIATFSVPIQKPHQLLESIFHYERTEAERHVIQRLLCILDQKSDEKYRQLIEKLHQGEVEQRVVSKKGHTNAVHHKPLSSSHASVVVTASTPSTGGTAAQPTSDPYYNATKQQWAHNLLQGIKKVVDKIVTAATSDSPDKTALVKIQTEVDRLVTAGTNLTDADFTSLYTLPSQIFTTVQRAVIFTGQEKTSYINELASCYGETAQLTQVFADGRVEGFQDVLNVVKSMLTEEQFKIFLPIEQELADLKATVHTYDEARLERIAKAGDDLSATISASALPRNDKIKLTAHMSSLYEDQVAALKSFDVVLEATIFVNRHQDSIFNMISSLTASLIGVFAPIDLGKISSEISSAAIAGALQTVRAINSRYTDLTDGQRKMLDDAIKSLQSFQGEKYIAAVWAYFVASTVLANKPTATIQEVNAAVTAAAKEMENSKFALAANIKSTMDTIVSANGTFNLNGASNENYTIYSQASGATKVTINAQLLNRGNVGFLPKITEAANKQAESTARAYFQYKGLALVESAQLQNKIETTQKQLKQFQAMGTDLYSDQLMSQAVGLKAMALPSAVASVLIDRYMPKEVGFLNDIYAQLYYSNLGSSVGNAMIDSVDQYVNAATYFTFASYVGQQPAVGQNTKDEFPGTEASARAKLETERQQAALYLQSTQQAIIILEEQVKKVTDDDKITNEQRTRILDTLNNYRDNLNSISGSLVLLQNYLAPLKVTKGGVAGTFKVTGGEEQWQARLEILEDALVSGLPGNVIGGGMFPMQALIQSDQQSYADMGQNYQLELQMHLTSMQQEWTVVATSLQMLNQMYLSLARSLTG